A single Vulpes lagopus strain Blue_001 chromosome 3, ASM1834538v1, whole genome shotgun sequence DNA region contains:
- the PSMG3 gene encoding proteasome assembly chaperone 3 has product MEGRPLLTSKQRTEVVCGVPTQVVCTAFSSHILVVVTQFGKMGTLVSLEPSAVASDVGKPVLTTRVLLGQDEPLTHVFAKNLVTFVSQEAGNRAVLLALAMKDRNAEGLKAVKEVIQACQVW; this is encoded by the exons ATGGAAGGCAGGCCCCTGCTGACATCCAAGCAGAGGACGGAGGTGGTGTGCGGGGTCCCCACGCAGGTGGTGTGCACCGCCTTCAGCAGCCACATCCTGGTGGTGGTGACCCAGTTCGGGAAGATGGGCACCCTGGTCTCCCTGGAGCCCAGCGCCGTTGCCAGTGACGTCGGGAAGCCCGTGCTCACCACCAGAGTGCTTCTGGGGCAGGATGAG cCTCTCACCCACGTCTTTGCGAAAAACCTGGTGACCTTCGTGTCTCAGGAAGCTGGAAACAGAGCGGTCCTGCTAGCCCTGGCCATGAAGGACAGGAACGCAGAGGGGCTGAAGGCTGTGAAGGAGGTGATCCAGGCGTGCCAGGTCTGGTGA